Proteins encoded by one window of Lathyrus oleraceus cultivar Zhongwan6 chromosome 1, CAAS_Psat_ZW6_1.0, whole genome shotgun sequence:
- the LOC127137804 gene encoding potassium transporter 10 isoform X1, giving the protein MTSASKVDEEKNGNRGNMWDMEQKFDQPMDEEAGKLRNMDREKKFSTLLVIRLAYQSLGVVYGDLGTSPLYVFYNTFPRGVDDPEDVIGALSLIIYSLTLVPLLKYVFIVLRANDNGQGGTLALYSLLCRHANIKIIPNRHRTDEKLTTYSWTTSHEKSFAAKTQRWLEGHFIKNALLILVLVGTCMVIGDGILTPAISVLSAAGGIRVNKPEIDNRVVVLVAVVILVGLFSVQHFGTDKVGWLFAPIVLVWLLLIGGIGIYNISRFGARVLRAFSPVYVYRYLRNGKKKSWLSLGGILLSITGTEALFADLANYPVLSVQIAFTLLVFPCLLLAYSGQAAYLVNNLHHSGDVFYRCIPEKIYWPVFVIATLAAIVASQATITATFSIIKQALAHGCFPRVKVVHTSKKFLGQIYIPDINWILMILCIAVTAGFKNQSQIGNAYGTAVVCVMLVTTLLMILVMILVWHCHWILVIVFTVLSLIVECTYFSAVLFKVDQGGWGPLAIAGVFLLVMYVWHYGTLKRYEFELHSKVSMAWILGLGPSLGLVRVPGVGLVYTELASGVPHIFSHFITNLPAIHSVVVFVCVKYLPVYTVPEEERFLVKRIGPKNFHIFRCVARYGYKDLHKKDSSFEKKLFNNLFMFVRLESMMEDCSDSEYSPCEPRSEQSNNNGNTNSLGNGDLTTSSVDLIDTARSLADVNVTFQSSSPCTEVDEYEFLNNSRESGVVHILGNTVVVASRDSRFYKKIAIDYIYAFLRKICRENSVIFNIPHESLLNVGQVFYV; this is encoded by the exons ATGACTTCGGCATCGAAAGTTGATGAAGAGAAGAATGGTAACAGAGGTAACATGTGGGATATGGAGCAGAAATTTGACCAACCGATGGACGAGGAAGCGGGAAAGCTCAGAAATATGGATAGAGAAAAA AAGTTTTCTACATTGTTGGTTATACGGCTTGCATACCAGAGTCTCGGTGTAGTTTATGGAGATTTGGGAACTTCTCCATTATACGTTTTCTATAACACGTTTCCTCGTGGAGTTGATGATCCAGAGGACGTGATTGGAGCTCTTTCGTTGATCATTTACTCGCTTACTCTTGTGCCGCTGCTCAAATATGTTTTTATTGTGTTAAGAGCAAATGACAACGGTCAAG GTGGAACACTGGCTTTATATTCCTTGCTCTGCCGACACGCGAACATAAAAATCATTCCCAACCGGCATCGCACGGATGAAAAGTTAACGACATATAGCTGGACTACAAGTCATGAAAAGTCATTTGCTGCGAAAACCCAAAGATGGTTAGAGGGACATTTTATTAAAAATGCCCTTCTTATTCTTGTCCTTGTTGGCACCTGCATGGTGATTGGAGATGGTATTCTTACTCCGGCTATATCTG TTTTATCTGCTGCTGGTGGCATCAGAGTAAACAAACCTGAAATTGATAACA GAGTAGTTGTGCTTGTTGCGGTTGTAATATTAGTTGGGCTATTCAGCGTGCAACATTTTGGTACAGATAAAGTTGGTTGGCTCTTTGCTCCAATTGTTCTGGTTTGGTTACTCCTAATTGGAGGTATAGGCATATACAACATTTCGAGATTCGGTGCCAGAGTCCTAAGAGCCTTTTCGCCTGTCTATGTGTATCGGTATCTAAGAAACGGAAAAAAAAAGAGTTGGCTTTCCCTTGGCGGCATCTTGCTCAGCATAACTG GGACAGAAGCTCTTTTTGCCGACTTAGCCAATTATCCAGTCTTATCGGTACAAATTGCATTTACTCTTCTTGTGTTTCCTTGCCTTCTTTTAGCTTATTCTGGACAGGCAGCTTATCTGGTGAATAACCTGCATCATTCAGGTGATGTTTTTTATCGCTGTATTCCAG AAAAAATATATTGGCCTGTATTTGTTATTGCAACACTAGCAGCAATAGTTGCAAGCCAGGCCACAATAACAGCAACCTTTTCAATCATTAAGCAAGCCCTTGCTCATGGCTGTTTCCCAAGAGTCAAAGTTGTTCATACATCAAAAAAGTTCCTTGGCCAGATATATATCCCCGATATCAATTGGATCCTTATGATTCTTTGCATTGCTGTTACTGCCGGCTTTAAAAATCAAAGTCAGATCGGAAATGCATATG GCACTGCAGTTGTGTGTGTCATGTTGGTTACAACACTGCTCATGATTTTGGTCATGATATTAGTTTGGCACTGCCATTGGATTCTTGTGATTGTGTTTACTGTCTTATCATTGATTGTGGAATGCACATACTTTTCTGCTGTACTCTTCAAAGTCGATCAAGGCGGTTGGGGCCCACTTGCAATTGCCGGAGTGTTTCTGCTTGTTATGTATGTTTGGCATTATGGTACACTGAAGCGTTACGAGTTTGAATTGCATAGTAAAGTCTCAATGGCATGGATTCTTGGTCTCGGTCCCAGTTTAGGACTTGTTCGTGTCCCAGGAGTCGGCCTAGTCTACACAGAACTCGCAAGTGGAGTTCCCCAcatattttctcattttattACCAACCTACCAGCCATTCATTCTGTCGTTGTTTTTGTCTGTGTGAAATATCTTCCCGTCTACACCGTCCCGGAAGAAGAACGGTTCCTTGTCAAGCGTATCGGACCAAAAAACTTCCACATTTTTCGATGTGTGGCGCGATATGGATATAAAGACCTGCATAAGAAAGACAGCAGTTTTGAGAAGAAACTCTTTAACAACCTTTTCATGTTTGTTCGACTTGAATCCATGATGGAAGATTGCTCTGATTCGGAATACAGTCCATGTGAACCGCGAAGCGAACAGTCAAATAACAACGGAAACACAAATTCATTGGGTAATGGGGATTTAACAACTTCATCTGTCGACTTAATAGATACTGCAAGATCGCTGGCAGATGTGAATGTTACTTTTCAATCCTCTAGCCCTTGCACTGAGGTTGATGAATATGAATTTTTAAACAACTCTAGAGAATCTGGTGTTGTTCACATACTAGGAAACACAGTTGTGGTTGCTAGTAGAGATTCAAGATTCTACAAGAAAATAGCTATTGATTATATATATGCATTTCTTAGAAAGATATGCAGGGAAAATAGTGTGATCTTCAATATTCCTCACGAGAGTCTGTTAAATGTTGGTCAAGTTTTCTATGTCTAG
- the LOC127137804 gene encoding potassium transporter 10 isoform X2, protein MTSASKVDEEKNGNRGNMWDMEQKFDQPMDEEAGKLRNMDREKFSTLLVIRLAYQSLGVVYGDLGTSPLYVFYNTFPRGVDDPEDVIGALSLIIYSLTLVPLLKYVFIVLRANDNGQGGTLALYSLLCRHANIKIIPNRHRTDEKLTTYSWTTSHEKSFAAKTQRWLEGHFIKNALLILVLVGTCMVIGDGILTPAISVLSAAGGIRVNKPEIDNRVVVLVAVVILVGLFSVQHFGTDKVGWLFAPIVLVWLLLIGGIGIYNISRFGARVLRAFSPVYVYRYLRNGKKKSWLSLGGILLSITGTEALFADLANYPVLSVQIAFTLLVFPCLLLAYSGQAAYLVNNLHHSGDVFYRCIPEKIYWPVFVIATLAAIVASQATITATFSIIKQALAHGCFPRVKVVHTSKKFLGQIYIPDINWILMILCIAVTAGFKNQSQIGNAYGTAVVCVMLVTTLLMILVMILVWHCHWILVIVFTVLSLIVECTYFSAVLFKVDQGGWGPLAIAGVFLLVMYVWHYGTLKRYEFELHSKVSMAWILGLGPSLGLVRVPGVGLVYTELASGVPHIFSHFITNLPAIHSVVVFVCVKYLPVYTVPEEERFLVKRIGPKNFHIFRCVARYGYKDLHKKDSSFEKKLFNNLFMFVRLESMMEDCSDSEYSPCEPRSEQSNNNGNTNSLGNGDLTTSSVDLIDTARSLADVNVTFQSSSPCTEVDEYEFLNNSRESGVVHILGNTVVVASRDSRFYKKIAIDYIYAFLRKICRENSVIFNIPHESLLNVGQVFYV, encoded by the exons ATGACTTCGGCATCGAAAGTTGATGAAGAGAAGAATGGTAACAGAGGTAACATGTGGGATATGGAGCAGAAATTTGACCAACCGATGGACGAGGAAGCGGGAAAGCTCAGAAATATGGATAGAGAAAAA TTTTCTACATTGTTGGTTATACGGCTTGCATACCAGAGTCTCGGTGTAGTTTATGGAGATTTGGGAACTTCTCCATTATACGTTTTCTATAACACGTTTCCTCGTGGAGTTGATGATCCAGAGGACGTGATTGGAGCTCTTTCGTTGATCATTTACTCGCTTACTCTTGTGCCGCTGCTCAAATATGTTTTTATTGTGTTAAGAGCAAATGACAACGGTCAAG GTGGAACACTGGCTTTATATTCCTTGCTCTGCCGACACGCGAACATAAAAATCATTCCCAACCGGCATCGCACGGATGAAAAGTTAACGACATATAGCTGGACTACAAGTCATGAAAAGTCATTTGCTGCGAAAACCCAAAGATGGTTAGAGGGACATTTTATTAAAAATGCCCTTCTTATTCTTGTCCTTGTTGGCACCTGCATGGTGATTGGAGATGGTATTCTTACTCCGGCTATATCTG TTTTATCTGCTGCTGGTGGCATCAGAGTAAACAAACCTGAAATTGATAACA GAGTAGTTGTGCTTGTTGCGGTTGTAATATTAGTTGGGCTATTCAGCGTGCAACATTTTGGTACAGATAAAGTTGGTTGGCTCTTTGCTCCAATTGTTCTGGTTTGGTTACTCCTAATTGGAGGTATAGGCATATACAACATTTCGAGATTCGGTGCCAGAGTCCTAAGAGCCTTTTCGCCTGTCTATGTGTATCGGTATCTAAGAAACGGAAAAAAAAAGAGTTGGCTTTCCCTTGGCGGCATCTTGCTCAGCATAACTG GGACAGAAGCTCTTTTTGCCGACTTAGCCAATTATCCAGTCTTATCGGTACAAATTGCATTTACTCTTCTTGTGTTTCCTTGCCTTCTTTTAGCTTATTCTGGACAGGCAGCTTATCTGGTGAATAACCTGCATCATTCAGGTGATGTTTTTTATCGCTGTATTCCAG AAAAAATATATTGGCCTGTATTTGTTATTGCAACACTAGCAGCAATAGTTGCAAGCCAGGCCACAATAACAGCAACCTTTTCAATCATTAAGCAAGCCCTTGCTCATGGCTGTTTCCCAAGAGTCAAAGTTGTTCATACATCAAAAAAGTTCCTTGGCCAGATATATATCCCCGATATCAATTGGATCCTTATGATTCTTTGCATTGCTGTTACTGCCGGCTTTAAAAATCAAAGTCAGATCGGAAATGCATATG GCACTGCAGTTGTGTGTGTCATGTTGGTTACAACACTGCTCATGATTTTGGTCATGATATTAGTTTGGCACTGCCATTGGATTCTTGTGATTGTGTTTACTGTCTTATCATTGATTGTGGAATGCACATACTTTTCTGCTGTACTCTTCAAAGTCGATCAAGGCGGTTGGGGCCCACTTGCAATTGCCGGAGTGTTTCTGCTTGTTATGTATGTTTGGCATTATGGTACACTGAAGCGTTACGAGTTTGAATTGCATAGTAAAGTCTCAATGGCATGGATTCTTGGTCTCGGTCCCAGTTTAGGACTTGTTCGTGTCCCAGGAGTCGGCCTAGTCTACACAGAACTCGCAAGTGGAGTTCCCCAcatattttctcattttattACCAACCTACCAGCCATTCATTCTGTCGTTGTTTTTGTCTGTGTGAAATATCTTCCCGTCTACACCGTCCCGGAAGAAGAACGGTTCCTTGTCAAGCGTATCGGACCAAAAAACTTCCACATTTTTCGATGTGTGGCGCGATATGGATATAAAGACCTGCATAAGAAAGACAGCAGTTTTGAGAAGAAACTCTTTAACAACCTTTTCATGTTTGTTCGACTTGAATCCATGATGGAAGATTGCTCTGATTCGGAATACAGTCCATGTGAACCGCGAAGCGAACAGTCAAATAACAACGGAAACACAAATTCATTGGGTAATGGGGATTTAACAACTTCATCTGTCGACTTAATAGATACTGCAAGATCGCTGGCAGATGTGAATGTTACTTTTCAATCCTCTAGCCCTTGCACTGAGGTTGATGAATATGAATTTTTAAACAACTCTAGAGAATCTGGTGTTGTTCACATACTAGGAAACACAGTTGTGGTTGCTAGTAGAGATTCAAGATTCTACAAGAAAATAGCTATTGATTATATATATGCATTTCTTAGAAAGATATGCAGGGAAAATAGTGTGATCTTCAATATTCCTCACGAGAGTCTGTTAAATGTTGGTCAAGTTTTCTATGTCTAG